Proteins co-encoded in one Amia ocellicauda isolate fAmiCal2 chromosome 11, fAmiCal2.hap1, whole genome shotgun sequence genomic window:
- the LOC136763413 gene encoding nuclear inhibitor of protein phosphatase 1 — protein MAANPSANKPLFDCPTWAGKPPPGLHLDVVKGDKLVEKLIIDEKKYYLFGRNPDICDFTIDHQSCSRVHSALVYHKHLKRVFLIDLNSTHGTFLGHIRLEPHKPQQVPIDSTVSFGASTRVYTLREKPQTQPSATAGDSKTGEDEELKGLLGLPEEETELENLTEFNTAHNKRISTLTIEEGNLDIQRPKRKRRSSRVTFSDEEEIINPEDVDPSVGRFRNMVQTAVVPIKKKKMEGHGTLGLEDSVARRMQNFPFSAGLYGDLPPTSNEAGGHPAGAHGGATILGGLPLPFPNPAPDVDLAPAATQPPISLNPTPAPGPFPSEGHNEPRKKKYAKEAWPGKKPTPSLLI, from the exons GGCCGGAAAGCCACCACCTGGGCTGCATCTGGACGTAGTGAAGGGAGACAAGCTTGTAGAG AAGCTGATCATTGATGAGAAGAAATATTACCTCTTTGGGAGGAACCCAGACATCTGTGACTTCACAATAGACCACCAGTCATGTTCTCGTGTGCACTCAGCTCTGGTCTATCACAAACACCTCAAGAGGGTCTTCCTCATCGACCTCAACAGCA CCCATGGGACCTTCCTGGGACACATCCGCCTTGAGCCACACAAGCCACAGCAGGTTCCCATCGACTCCACAGTGTCCTTCGGGGCCTCCACACGGGTGTACACACTGCGGGAGAAGCCGCAGACCCAACCCAGCGCCACAGCCGGGGACAGCAAGACTGGGGAGGACGAGGAGCTGAAGGGCCTGCTGGGGCTGCCCGAGGAGGAGACTGAGCTGGAG AACCTGACGGAGTTTAACACGGCACACAACAAACGGATCTCCACCCTGACCATCGAGGAGGGCAACCTGGACATCCAGCGGCCCAAGCGAAAGAGGAGGAGTTCTAGGGTGACCTTCAGCGATGAAGAGGAGATCATCAACCCAG agGATGTGGATCCCTCTGTCGGACGCTTCAGAAACATGGTTCAGACAGCTGTGGTGCCAATCAAG aagaagaagatggaGGGCCATGGCACGCTGGGCCTGGAGGACTCCGTGGCCAGGCGGATGCAGAACTTTCCCTTCAGTGCGGGGCTGTACGGAGACCTCCCCCCCACCAGCAACGAGGCTGGGGGCCACCCCGCCGGAGCCCACGGGGGAGCAACTATCCTGGGTGGGCTTCCCCTGCCCTTCCCCAACCCGGCCCCCGACGTGGACCTGGCTCCTGCTGCCACCCAGCCCCCCATCTCCCTCAACCCCACCCCCGCACCCGGCCCCTTCCCCTCTGAGGGTCACAACGAGCCCCGCAAGAAGAAGTACGCCAAGGAGGCCTGGCCTGGCAAGAAACCCACCCCCTCCCTGCTCATCTAG